In one window of Helianthus annuus cultivar XRQ/B chromosome 17, HanXRQr2.0-SUNRISE, whole genome shotgun sequence DNA:
- the LOC110873298 gene encoding putative pentatricopeptide repeat-containing protein At1g68930, translating to MSSSISNYYCSLLKLYCETHNQLQAKKLHCFLIKTIVNTETFLLNNLISGYYKLGNISYARKVFDKIPQPNLFSWNNVLSLYSKSGNLVEMENMFYRMPRRDNVSWNLVISGYMSFGYCDKAVKAYKLMLKDGKAVSLNRITFSTMLILCSNNGLVGLGKQIHGQIVTYGFESYVFVGSPLVEMYAKAGFIDDARQVFDELPERNVVMYNTMIMGLLRCGMIEASEQLFHSMREKDSITWTTMVTGFAQNGLDKKAFDVFKEMRTQGVGIDQFTLGSILTACGGRTALNEGSQIHAYIIRNDMLDNVYVGSSLVDMYLKCKHVTYAEKVFSRMRYKNIITWTALIVGYGQNGHSEEAVRVYCEMQRNGIDPDEYTLGSIISSCANLASLEEGAQFHGQALVTGLISFITVSNALVTLYGKCGTVEKSNQLFNEMKIKDEVSWTALISGYSQFGEANKTINLFDRMLTSQLRPDGVTFIGVLSACSRAGLVDKGREYFKSMVNEHGIVPVSDHYSCMIDLFSRAGLLEEAKRFINDMPFSPDAFGWSTLLSACRSRGDLETGQWAAKSLQELEPQNPASYVLLSSMYAAKGKWDEVAQLRKEMKRKDIRKEPGFSWIKYKNKVHVFSADDRSSAYSEQIYAELEQLNVKMIREGYVPDMRFALHNVDESERITMLNHHSEKLAIAFGLIFVPKSMPIRVVKNLRVCGDCHTATKFISKITNREILVRDAVRFHLFKDGTCSCGDFW from the coding sequence atgtcttcttccatatcaaacTATTATTGTTCATTGCTTAAGCTGTATTGTGAAACCCATAACCAGCTTCAAGCAAAGAAGCTCCATTGCTTCCTAATAAAGACCATAGTCAACACCGAGACCTTTTTGCTCAATAATCTCATCAGTGGTTATTATAAACTAGGAAATATTAGTTATGCAcgcaaggtgtttgataaaattcCCCAACCAAATCTATTTTCATGGAACAATGTGCTTTCTCTTTATTCCAAATCCGGGAACTTAGTAGAGATGGAAAACATGTTTTATCGCATGCCTAGACGAGATAATGTGTCGTGGAATTTGGTTATCTCCGGTTACATGAGTTTTGGTTATTGTGATAAAGCGGTTAAGGCGTATAAGTTGATGTTGAAAGATGGAAAGGCTGTGAGTTTGAATAGGATTACGTTCTCGACTATGCTTATTTTGTGTTCGAATAACGGgctggttggtttgggtaagcaGATTCATGGGCAGATAGTGACGTACGGGTTTGAATCTTACGTGTTTGTGGGTAGTCCGTTGGTGGAAATGTATGCCAAAGCAGGGTTTATAGACGACGCGCGACAGGTGTTTGATGAATTGCCTGAAAGAAATGTGGTAATGTATAATACGATGATCATGGGTCTTCTTCGTTGCGGCATGATTGAAGCTTCGGAACAGTTGTTTCATAGTATGCGTGAGAAAGATTCGATCACGTGGACAACGATGGTTACAGGGTTTGCGCAAAACGGTTTAGACAAGAAAGCGTTTGACGTATTTAAGGAAATGAGAACACAGGGTGTCGGTATTGATCAATTTACGCTCGGAAGCATCTTGACGGCTTGTGGAGGACGTACGGCTCTTAACGAAGGTTCTCAAATCCACGCGTATATCATAAGAAACGATATGTTAGATAACGTGTACGTCGGTAGTTCACTTGTTGACATGTATTTGAAGTGTAAACATGTTACCTATGCAGAAAAGGTATTTAGTAGGATGCGATATAAAAATATTATAACTTGGACCGCACTTATAGTGGGTTATGGTCAAAACGGTCATAGCGAAGAAGCCGTAAGAGTCTATTGCGAGATGCAGAGAAATGGGATAGACCCGGATGAATATACGCTCGGAAGCATAATCAGTTCATGCGCAAATTTAGCCAGTTTAGAAGAAGGTGCGCAGTTTCATGGTCAAGCACTAGTAACGGGTTTGATTTCGTTTATAACCGTCTCCAACGCGCTTGTGACGTTATACGGCAAATGCGGAACCGTTGAGAAATCTAATCAGTTGTTTAACGAAATGAAGATAAAGGACGAAGTGTCTTGGACCGCTTTAATTTCGGGGTATTCCCAATTCGGGGAAGCTAATAAAACGATAAACCTGTTTGACCGAATGTTGACCAGTCAACTACGGCCTGATGGAGTAACTTTTATCGGTGTGCTTTCGGCCTGTAGTAGGGCGGGTTTAGTGGACAAAGGGCGCGAGTATTTCAAGTCAATGGTCAACGAACACGGGATTGTTCCGGTTTCCGATCATTACAGTTGCATGATCGATCTGTTTAGTCGGGCGGGGCTGCTTGAGGAAGCGAAACGTTTCATAAACGATATGCCGTTTAGCCCGGATGCGTTCGGTTGGTCTACATTACTTAGCGCGTGCAGATCTCGTGGTGATTTGGAAACGGGCCAATGGGCCGCAAAATCGTTACAAGAATTGGAGCCGCAGAATCCTGCAAGTTACGTATTGCTATCGAGTATGTATGCGGCTAAAGGCAAATGGGATGAGGTAGCTCAGTTACGAAAAGAAATGAAACGTAAAGATATACGAAAAGAACCGGGATTTAGTTGGATTAAGTATAAAAACAAAGTGCACGTGTTTTCAGCCGATGATAGATCGAGTGCGTATTCAGAACAGATATACGCTGAGCTGGAACAGTTGAATGTTAAGATGATACGCGAAGGGTATGTGCCGGATATGAGGTTTGCGCTACATAACGTCGATGAGTCTGAAAGAATAACGATGCTTAATCATCATAGTGAGAAACTTGCTATAGCTTTCGGGTTGATATTTGTACCCAAGAGTATGCCTATACGCGTTGTTAAAAACCTTAGGGTGTGCGGGGATTGTCATACTGCGACTAAGTTTATTTCTAAGATAACGAATCGAGAGATTCTTGTAAGAGATGCGGTTCGGTTTCATTTGTTTAAAGATGGAACTTGTTCTTGTGGAGATTTTTGGTAA